In the Sebastes fasciatus isolate fSebFas1 unplaced genomic scaffold, fSebFas1.pri Scaffold_62, whole genome shotgun sequence genome, one interval contains:
- the LOC141763849 gene encoding diphthine methyl ester synthase-like — MMRGKKIYEPPRFMTVSQAADQLIQIIQRRRAEGAELGMTEDTVCVAVARLGADDQAIRAATLHQLLSCDLGGPLHSLVVTGQLHPLEVDMLRVNAEPNALQYLNMIDSSTYCS; from the exons ATGATGAG AGGGAAGAAGATCTACGAGCCTCCTCGCTTCATGACGGTCAGTCAGGCTGCAGATCAGCTGATCCAGATCATCCAGAGGAGGAGGGCGGAGGGGGCGGAGCTAG GTATGACAGAGGACACGGTGTGCGTGGCCGTGGCCCGGCTCGGCGCCGACGACCAGGCGATCCGCGCGGCGACGTTACATCAGCTGCTGTCGTGTGACCTCGGCGGTCCGCTCCATTCGCTGGTTGTCACCGGTCAACTCCACCCGCTGGAGGTGGACATGCTGCGAGTGAACGCAGAACCAAACGCACTGCAATACCTGaacatgattgacagctccaCCTACTgctcctaa